A window of the Armatimonadota bacterium genome harbors these coding sequences:
- the rpoC gene encoding DNA-directed RNA polymerase subunit beta', with translation MADASTFSKIRIGIASPKEIEEWSKGEVKKPETINYRTYKPERDGLFCERIFGPVKDWECHCGRYRKVKYKGVVCERCGVEVTRSKVRRERMGHILLAAPVCHIWYLKGVPSPLALLLDISPRLLEKVLYFASYIVTRVDRPMIAANQPEIQAAVAAEVESLTREAESIPALLEEEFARELELHKAPEHISEYSTEELNIWDEDTIKQKRAYLAERINQEQQELEGRIIDLTDPTEGSVVLLNKLEKRALISEDQFRSLERLIEVLTQRTGDDWTQAVHAGLGGTAVKELLAEVDLERLSRTLREEIANVQGPRRVRAIKRLEMSEAFIASKAQPQWMVMDCVPVISPELRPMVQLDGGRFATSDLNDLYRRIINRNNRLKKITEIRAPESIVNHEKRLLQEAVDALIDNGRRQRPVVGSNNRALKSLSDMLKGKEGRFRKNLLGKRVDYSGRSVIVVGPHLKLHQCGLPKEMALELFKPFVMKTLVLRGFTSNIKAAKRMIEKMLPEVWDALEHVIGEHPVLLNRAPTLHRLGIQAFEPVLVDGKAIQVHPLVCKAFNADFDGDQMAVHVPLSAYAQAEARVLMLSSHNLFSPANGGPIVAPDKDIILGSYYITMMRVPTDPTPSRQRLFGTPEEAMLAYETGAITLHEPIIVRIATAPDGAAGGRERRTVGTLGPNGLPDPATCTTAGRLLFNQILPLRLRYRDRSLFTTINKKEIGEVVTAVYEAEGKECCVNFLDDLKALGFKYATKAGITISMTDMDVPAESRDSIIQTAQTEVNQINRSYNRGSLSSAERKSKILEKWLKASDDVGKSIQAQFEANNPLYIITDSGARGSWKQFTQLSGMRGLMTDPFGNLIEDLPIKSNFHEGLNVLEFFISTHGARKGMADTALRTADAGYLTRRLVDVAQDVIVRDVDCYTTSGVNLAEILEGTEVLEELGDRLKGRCPTHDVINPITGELMCPADEMMPDSTARLLNDIRIIAQDLVPVEAADTQSGYDTVDPRTGELIGRHDYARANIVAREGQNTTVAGAEAILLEDVRVLHTTDRIRPADKITEITRSLGVWVRSVLTCELRQGVCARCYGRDLATGRLVDIGIATGIIAAQSIGEPGTQLTMRTFHTGGVAGKHLTGVANVKEKRQSTLRELHQDIRLGVVSLEETSAARGGRSARPGDLPSSLRGMRAESETDSLEQRRHDRERSRSIQAFLKVLEDQVHGLLRVQELFEARRPKGQAIITEVGGLVERIETAGLRRVVVRTRQDLNENLPHCGLGTDAVSAEEILDETGNTLLRPDQQITDKELRKILQMGIRSLALYKVSLVPYRGNLEVTEGQTVLPGDRLTEGPLDPHKVLELQGPRGVQDYLVREIQSVYKSQGVEINDKHVEVIVRQMLRKRKVRNPGDSRFLPGQYVDKFVFEDENTRTVNADGQPATADWVLLGITDASLATESFLSAASFQKTTRVLTEAAVRGKKDDLVGLKENVIIGRLIPAGTGLPSYRSLELATADGTPLIVAPVRRDDRQLRIGSDDEMIMAERQRQELLSAVPEDLEGMAIITLGPSSTSMDDDDDYVEAPRRELDTDVLDMDDVAFGDGDDLDADLSEVPDIDPME, from the coding sequence ATGGCGGACGCCAGTACGTTCTCTAAGATCCGGATTGGTATCGCATCTCCCAAAGAGATCGAAGAGTGGTCGAAAGGCGAGGTCAAGAAGCCCGAGACCATAAACTACCGCACCTACAAGCCGGAGCGGGACGGGCTGTTTTGCGAGCGGATTTTCGGTCCCGTAAAGGACTGGGAGTGCCATTGCGGCCGCTACCGCAAGGTGAAGTACAAGGGCGTAGTCTGCGAGCGGTGCGGTGTTGAAGTAACTCGCTCGAAAGTCCGCCGTGAGCGAATGGGCCACATCCTGCTCGCGGCTCCGGTGTGCCACATCTGGTACCTCAAGGGCGTGCCGAGCCCACTGGCATTGCTGCTGGACATCAGCCCGCGCTTGCTGGAAAAGGTGCTCTATTTCGCGTCGTATATCGTAACCCGGGTGGATCGGCCGATGATCGCGGCAAATCAGCCCGAGATACAGGCCGCCGTCGCCGCCGAGGTTGAATCGCTCACCCGTGAGGCAGAGAGTATTCCGGCGCTGCTGGAAGAGGAGTTCGCGCGCGAGCTGGAGCTGCACAAGGCGCCCGAGCATATCTCCGAGTACTCCACGGAAGAGTTGAATATCTGGGATGAGGATACGATAAAGCAGAAGCGTGCCTACCTGGCCGAGCGCATCAATCAGGAGCAGCAGGAGCTGGAGGGGCGCATCATCGACCTCACCGACCCGACCGAAGGCTCGGTAGTGCTGCTCAACAAGCTGGAGAAGCGGGCGTTGATTTCGGAGGATCAGTTTCGCTCGCTTGAGCGACTGATTGAGGTGTTGACCCAACGGACCGGCGATGACTGGACGCAGGCCGTCCACGCCGGACTGGGCGGTACGGCCGTCAAGGAGTTGTTGGCTGAGGTAGACCTCGAGCGGCTGTCGCGCACGTTGCGTGAAGAGATAGCCAACGTACAGGGGCCCCGGCGTGTTCGCGCTATCAAACGTCTTGAGATGTCGGAAGCGTTCATCGCGTCAAAAGCTCAGCCGCAGTGGATGGTCATGGACTGCGTGCCCGTCATTTCGCCGGAGCTGCGCCCCATGGTTCAACTGGATGGTGGCCGGTTCGCCACCTCCGACCTGAACGACCTGTACCGCCGGATCATCAACCGAAACAACCGCCTGAAGAAGATTACCGAGATACGCGCGCCCGAAAGCATCGTCAATCACGAAAAGCGGCTTCTGCAGGAAGCGGTGGATGCGCTCATCGACAACGGCCGGCGACAAAGGCCGGTGGTGGGCAGCAACAACCGTGCGCTGAAGTCACTCAGCGACATGCTGAAAGGCAAAGAAGGACGGTTTCGCAAGAACCTGCTTGGCAAGCGCGTCGACTATAGTGGCCGCTCCGTAATCGTGGTGGGGCCACACCTCAAGCTGCACCAGTGCGGGCTGCCGAAAGAGATGGCGCTGGAGCTGTTCAAGCCTTTCGTGATGAAGACGCTGGTTCTGCGTGGGTTTACCAGCAATATCAAAGCCGCAAAGCGGATGATCGAGAAGATGCTGCCCGAAGTCTGGGATGCGCTTGAGCATGTCATCGGTGAGCACCCGGTACTGTTGAACCGCGCACCAACCCTCCACCGCCTGGGCATACAGGCGTTCGAGCCGGTACTGGTGGATGGCAAGGCCATTCAGGTTCATCCACTGGTATGTAAAGCGTTCAACGCTGATTTTGATGGCGATCAGATGGCGGTGCATGTGCCGCTTTCGGCATACGCGCAGGCCGAGGCCCGCGTGCTGATGCTCTCCAGCCACAACCTGTTCAGCCCCGCTAACGGCGGGCCGATTGTGGCGCCGGATAAAGACATCATCCTGGGTTCGTACTACATCACCATGATGCGCGTCCCTACAGATCCGACGCCGTCGCGGCAGCGCCTCTTCGGCACGCCAGAAGAGGCGATGCTGGCGTATGAGACTGGCGCCATTACCCTTCACGAACCGATCATCGTGCGCATCGCCACGGCGCCGGATGGAGCAGCCGGCGGTCGCGAGCGCCGCACGGTCGGCACGCTTGGCCCGAACGGCTTGCCGGACCCAGCTACATGTACCACAGCGGGACGGCTGCTGTTCAACCAGATCCTGCCGCTGCGCCTGCGCTACCGCGACCGCAGCCTCTTTACCACGATCAACAAGAAGGAGATTGGCGAGGTTGTCACCGCGGTCTACGAGGCCGAAGGCAAGGAGTGCTGCGTCAACTTCCTGGACGACCTGAAGGCGCTGGGATTCAAGTACGCCACCAAAGCCGGTATCACGATCTCGATGACCGACATGGATGTGCCGGCGGAGTCGCGTGACTCCATCATCCAAACCGCGCAGACCGAAGTGAACCAGATCAACCGGAGTTACAATCGCGGCTCACTCTCCAGCGCAGAGCGCAAATCCAAGATTCTGGAGAAGTGGCTGAAGGCGTCGGATGATGTCGGAAAGAGCATCCAGGCTCAATTCGAGGCCAACAATCCGCTCTACATCATCACCGACTCCGGAGCGCGCGGAAGCTGGAAGCAGTTTACGCAGCTTTCGGGAATGCGCGGATTGATGACCGACCCGTTCGGCAACCTGATCGAGGACCTCCCGATCAAGTCGAACTTCCACGAGGGTCTCAATGTCCTTGAGTTCTTCATCTCAACGCACGGTGCCCGCAAGGGGATGGCTGACACGGCGCTCCGCACCGCGGACGCGGGCTACCTGACGCGCAGGTTGGTGGATGTTGCTCAAGATGTGATCGTGCGCGACGTGGATTGCTACACAACCAGCGGCGTAAACCTGGCTGAGATTCTGGAAGGCACCGAAGTCCTGGAAGAGTTGGGTGACCGGCTCAAGGGGCGGTGCCCCACGCACGACGTGATAAACCCCATAACGGGTGAACTGATGTGTCCGGCCGACGAGATGATGCCGGACAGCACGGCTCGGCTGCTGAACGATATCCGCATAATTGCTCAAGACCTGGTGCCTGTGGAGGCAGCGGACACCCAGTCTGGGTACGACACTGTGGACCCGCGGACTGGTGAACTGATCGGCCGGCACGACTACGCGAGGGCGAATATCGTGGCGCGTGAAGGACAGAACACCACCGTGGCGGGCGCCGAGGCAATTCTGCTGGAAGATGTTCGGGTGCTCCATACCACAGACCGGATTCGACCAGCCGACAAGATTACCGAGATCACGCGATCGCTTGGCGTGTGGGTACGCTCGGTACTCACGTGTGAGCTCCGACAGGGCGTCTGCGCACGCTGCTATGGCCGCGACCTGGCAACGGGGCGACTGGTTGATATCGGAATCGCCACCGGAATAATCGCCGCACAGTCGATCGGCGAACCGGGCACTCAGCTGACGATGCGTACCTTCCATACTGGAGGCGTCGCCGGTAAGCACCTCACGGGCGTCGCCAACGTGAAAGAGAAGCGCCAGTCGACGCTGCGCGAGCTCCATCAGGATATCCGGCTCGGGGTTGTCAGCCTGGAAGAGACCTCCGCAGCGCGAGGTGGCCGCAGCGCGCGACCGGGTGACCTACCATCCAGCCTGCGCGGCATGCGCGCTGAGTCGGAGACGGACTCGCTGGAACAGCGACGCCACGACCGCGAACGATCCCGCTCAATCCAGGCCTTCCTGAAGGTGCTGGAAGACCAGGTGCACGGACTGCTGCGGGTTCAGGAGCTGTTCGAGGCGCGTCGGCCTAAGGGTCAGGCGATTATCACAGAGGTCGGCGGGCTGGTTGAGCGCATCGAAACCGCTGGTCTACGCCGCGTAGTGGTGCGAACGCGACAGGATTTGAACGAGAACCTGCCCCACTGCGGGCTGGGAACCGATGCGGTATCGGCGGAAGAGATCCTGGACGAAACAGGGAACACTCTGTTGCGGCCCGATCAGCAGATTACCGACAAGGAGCTCAGGAAGATTCTGCAGATGGGGATCCGAAGCCTGGCCCTCTACAAGGTTTCACTGGTGCCCTATCGCGGAAACCTTGAGGTTACCGAAGGGCAGACGGTGTTGCCGGGTGACAGGCTCACGGAAGGTCCGCTCGATCCGCACAAGGTGCTGGAGCTGCAGGGCCCGCGCGGCGTCCAGGATTACCTCGTTCGCGAGATTCAAAGCGTCTACAAGAGCCAGGGCGTGGAGATCAACGACAAGCATGTCGAAGTGATTGTGCGCCAAATGCTCCGTAAGCGGAAGGTCCGCAATCCTGGAGACAGCCGGTTTCTTCCGGGCCAGTACGTTGACAAGTTTGTGTTTGAGGATGAAAACACGCGCACGGTGAACGCCGACGGCCAGCCGGCAACTGCCGACTGGGTGCTGCTCGGCATCACGGACGCATCTCTGGCAACGGAAAGCTTCCTTTCGGCAGCCTCGTTCCAGAAGACCACGCGCGTGTTGACGGAAGCGGCCGTTCGAGGCAAGAAGGACGACCTGGTCGGCCTTAAAGAGAATGTGATTATCGGTCGGCTGATACCGGCCGGAACTGGACTGCCATCATACCGCAGCCTGGAGCTGGCCACAGCCGATGGTACGCCGCTGATTGTGGCTCCCGTTCGCCGTGACGACCGCCAGCTGCGCATCGGCAGCGACGACGAGATGATAATGGCTGAGCGACAGCGCCAGGAGCTGCTCTCTGCCGTTCCGGAAGATCTGGAAGGTATGGCCATCATAACGCTAGGGCCATCATCGACCAGCATGGACGATGATGACGACTACGTTGAGGCTCCGCGCCGCGAGCTCGATACCGACGTGCTGGACATGGACGACGTGGCTTTCGGCGACGGCGACGATCTGGATGCCGACCTTTCCGAGGTGCCGGATATCGATCCGATGGAATAG
- a CDS encoding outer membrane lipoprotein-sorting protein, whose product MKKRRTQNAKRQGAEQFMVTRDKVSAIAVCTLAAVMTAGGARSVPTAGSSHISGNIADYLVRNLKDFSCTLHVLHYNDAAGRKINKDFGSIYKLKGNILLRYKEQNMLRLDAHLGPARASLVVNGATQYVKIPAVGIRTVSNLGDSPGKRKTLLDVGLLSPAYLTIAQAQFLGVRPVYGVPCACFNLQYHASFGDTSHRLVWIDPRTHVVVKREEYSQKGKINAIYYYRDPIQAAPGIWFPTRIEAVNNEGEEAGETAYTNIKVNVGLPDSLFKL is encoded by the coding sequence ATGAAGAAGCGCCGGACGCAGAACGCGAAGCGGCAGGGAGCAGAGCAGTTTATGGTCACTCGGGACAAAGTCAGCGCGATTGCAGTCTGCACATTGGCGGCAGTGATGACCGCGGGTGGGGCACGGAGCGTGCCCACCGCTGGCAGCTCTCACATCAGCGGGAATATCGCCGACTACCTGGTCCGCAACCTGAAGGACTTTTCTTGCACCCTGCACGTGCTGCACTACAACGATGCCGCCGGCCGCAAGATCAACAAGGACTTTGGCAGCATCTACAAACTGAAGGGCAACATCCTGCTCCGCTACAAGGAACAGAATATGCTGAGGCTGGATGCGCACCTGGGTCCTGCCAGGGCCAGCCTGGTGGTCAATGGCGCAACGCAGTACGTCAAGATACCGGCTGTTGGCATTCGCACAGTGAGCAACCTGGGCGACAGCCCCGGCAAGCGAAAAACGCTTTTGGATGTGGGGCTACTTTCGCCAGCCTATCTTACAATAGCTCAGGCACAGTTCCTCGGGGTGCGGCCCGTATACGGCGTCCCGTGCGCCTGCTTCAATCTCCAGTATCACGCCTCGTTCGGCGATACATCGCACCGTTTGGTCTGGATCGACCCGCGAACACATGTAGTGGTAAAGCGCGAAGAGTACAGCCAGAAAGGCAAGATCAACGCTATCTACTACTATCGAGATCCGATCCAGGCCGCGCCCGGAATCTGGTTTCCCACGCGGATAGAGGCGGTAAACAACGAGGGTGAGGAGGCCGGCGAGACTGCCTACACCAACATCAAAGTCAACGTCGGCCTGCCCGATTCCCTCTTCAAACTTTAA
- the rpoB gene encoding DNA-directed RNA polymerase subunit beta, with translation MLKEIQHATKRVSHVVEIPSLVELQLDSYKWFLEEGLHELFESFSPIRDFQGKTEIYLEDFTIGEPKYSVEECRDRDMTFEAPIKASISVVHSNDERVRSEVYLGDLPLMTDKGTFVINGAERVVVSQLARSPGVYFEDDISYSGRFLYHAKIIPQEGAWIEVEADDDCKVTLRIGQLKKIPLTTLLRALNEFAPARLPLRMPISAAINSALIYSKPNLVDGSPDKGPVASGFLTRVFAEAVADSKTGEVLASAGTAATQARLTELAAKLGDSHEVVVETPSVTTLDIVRAFGQKAKLTEVTPEALTGVRLAQDVTDAKGKVIARAYQALDRTSATAISELGLDSVDIIQLSPYVAATLAIDINNEPDPGKNDDEAYRTSVITQALLDIQKTVRPSEPSTYESARTLILGTFYDPRRYDTAKVGRFKINKKLEQTLPLSARTLCREDLVGILRYIINLNAGKGTKDDIDHLENKRVRSVGELLASQLRMGFMRMEKVARERMASADAENVSAQTVLSVKPISASIKSFFGSSQLSQFMDQTNPLAEITAKRKLSALGPGGLSRQSAKLEVRDVHHSHYGRICPIETPEGPNIGLIGSLAVHARVDEYGFIETPYRKVNGGVVTGDIVWMTADEDFRYHIAPANLKLDEHGRFEEGEVQVRFEDAYPVVSRSKVEYMDVAPVQLISIATAMIPFIENDEATRALMGANMQRQAVPTLRPTAPIVKTGMERRTARDSGAMILARRSGVVKRVTADQIDVLTEDGKIDNYRLINLLRSNNSTCITQRPVVNNGQRVRQGQVLTDGPCTDHGELALGQNVLVAFMPWGGYNFEDAILLSERLVKDDVFTSIHIEEFDREARDTKLGPEEITRDIPNVGEEMLKDLDEDGIVRIGAEVHPEDILLGEVAPKGQGELTAEERLIIAIFGKKAEETRDVSLRVPHGNGGRVVDVKVFSRFKYQGSRDRRIYNFCKKATDGEQDSSGGDLLRLQADELNPGVNMMVRVYLAQKRKIMEGDKMAGRHGNKGVVSKILPTEDMPFLPDGTPVDIVLNPLGVPSRMNIGQVLETHLGYVGHHLNCTFVSPAFEGSTESEIRGEMWRLAEHFRKSVLENYVNSELRLDMRFSSGAATGDMLLQIGERLQSLNPEALEAVSRIVGGPPVPIPQPAEDGAPAGPMGPDYDVSAIVERIKENAWARASYDPLTGKTRLVDGLTGEFFDMPVTVGIIYMLKLAHLVDDKIHARSTGPYSLVTQQPLGGKAQFGGQRFGEMEVWALEAYGAAYTLQEILTIKSDDVQGRVKTYESIVKGDSILEPGVPESFKILVNELQSLALKVTVLDAADNPIDLRDHDDDLDRHGDPVKNLTRQRSRGLKMESDDVL, from the coding sequence CTGTTGAAGGAAATTCAGCACGCCACCAAGCGTGTTTCCCACGTGGTCGAGATCCCCAGCCTGGTTGAGCTTCAGTTGGATTCGTACAAGTGGTTTCTGGAAGAAGGCCTGCACGAGCTATTTGAGAGCTTTTCGCCCATTCGAGACTTTCAAGGCAAAACCGAGATCTATCTCGAAGATTTTACCATTGGCGAGCCGAAGTACTCGGTGGAGGAGTGTCGCGATCGCGACATGACCTTTGAGGCGCCGATCAAGGCCTCCATCTCAGTTGTACACTCCAACGACGAGCGCGTAAGGAGCGAGGTCTATCTCGGCGATCTGCCGCTGATGACGGATAAGGGCACCTTTGTCATCAACGGCGCCGAGCGGGTGGTGGTAAGCCAGCTGGCGCGCTCGCCCGGCGTCTACTTTGAAGATGACATCTCGTATTCGGGCAGGTTTCTCTACCACGCCAAGATCATTCCCCAAGAGGGCGCGTGGATTGAAGTGGAAGCCGACGATGACTGCAAGGTAACGCTGCGCATCGGTCAACTGAAGAAGATACCGCTCACCACGCTGCTGCGCGCGCTGAACGAGTTTGCGCCGGCTCGCCTGCCGTTGCGCATGCCGATATCGGCGGCGATCAACAGCGCCTTGATCTATTCCAAGCCGAATCTCGTAGACGGCTCGCCCGACAAGGGTCCAGTCGCCAGCGGATTCCTGACGCGCGTCTTCGCCGAGGCTGTTGCGGATAGCAAAACCGGCGAGGTTCTCGCCAGCGCCGGCACAGCCGCCACGCAGGCCCGCCTCACGGAACTGGCTGCAAAGCTTGGCGACAGCCACGAGGTGGTGGTTGAAACGCCCAGCGTCACCACGCTGGATATCGTACGCGCATTCGGCCAGAAGGCAAAACTCACCGAGGTTACTCCCGAAGCGCTCACAGGAGTGCGTTTGGCTCAGGATGTTACTGACGCCAAAGGAAAGGTGATCGCGCGCGCCTACCAGGCGCTGGACCGTACATCGGCGACCGCCATTAGCGAGTTGGGCCTGGATTCGGTAGATATCATTCAACTGAGCCCTTACGTAGCGGCGACGCTGGCGATTGACATCAACAACGAGCCTGACCCGGGCAAAAACGACGACGAAGCCTACAGGACGTCGGTGATTACGCAGGCGCTGCTGGATATTCAGAAGACGGTGCGACCCTCCGAGCCGTCCACGTATGAATCGGCGCGCACCCTCATCCTTGGCACGTTCTACGACCCTCGTCGCTACGACACCGCCAAGGTGGGACGGTTCAAGATCAACAAGAAGCTGGAGCAGACGCTTCCCCTTTCCGCCCGCACTTTGTGCAGGGAGGATCTTGTCGGCATTCTGCGATACATCATCAATCTGAACGCCGGCAAGGGCACCAAAGACGATATCGACCATCTCGAGAACAAGCGCGTTCGTAGTGTAGGCGAGCTGCTGGCGTCGCAGCTGCGCATGGGCTTCATGCGGATGGAGAAGGTAGCCCGCGAGCGGATGGCCTCTGCGGATGCCGAAAACGTCTCCGCACAAACGGTTCTCAGCGTCAAGCCGATCAGCGCCAGTATCAAGAGCTTCTTCGGCAGCAGTCAGTTGAGCCAGTTTATGGATCAGACGAATCCGCTGGCAGAGATTACGGCAAAGCGCAAGCTCTCGGCGTTGGGGCCCGGCGGCCTGTCACGCCAGAGCGCCAAACTCGAGGTGCGCGACGTTCACCACAGCCACTATGGGCGCATCTGCCCCATCGAGACGCCGGAAGGGCCAAACATCGGCCTCATCGGCTCGCTGGCCGTGCACGCTCGCGTTGACGAGTATGGCTTTATTGAAACGCCCTATCGAAAGGTAAATGGCGGCGTGGTGACCGGTGACATCGTCTGGATGACAGCCGATGAGGATTTCCGCTACCACATAGCACCCGCGAACCTGAAACTGGACGAGCACGGACGCTTTGAAGAAGGCGAAGTGCAGGTCCGCTTCGAGGACGCTTACCCCGTGGTCAGCCGCTCCAAGGTGGAGTACATGGATGTGGCGCCCGTGCAGCTCATCTCCATTGCCACCGCCATGATTCCGTTCATCGAGAATGATGAAGCCACGCGGGCACTGATGGGCGCCAACATGCAGCGGCAGGCCGTTCCCACCTTGCGGCCCACCGCCCCGATTGTGAAGACCGGCATGGAACGCCGGACTGCCCGGGATTCCGGCGCGATGATCCTGGCGCGGCGCAGCGGCGTGGTGAAGCGCGTAACCGCGGACCAGATCGACGTGCTCACGGAAGACGGCAAGATAGACAACTATCGGCTGATCAACCTGCTGCGCTCCAACAACTCTACATGCATCACGCAGCGTCCCGTGGTCAACAACGGGCAGCGCGTTCGCCAGGGTCAGGTGCTTACCGACGGTCCGTGTACAGATCACGGCGAGCTGGCGCTGGGCCAAAACGTGCTCGTTGCGTTTATGCCCTGGGGCGGTTACAACTTTGAAGACGCCATCCTGCTCTCCGAGCGGCTGGTCAAAGACGACGTTTTCACGTCGATCCATATCGAAGAGTTTGACCGCGAAGCGCGCGACACCAAGCTAGGACCGGAAGAGATCACGCGAGATATCCCCAACGTGGGTGAGGAGATGCTCAAGGATCTGGACGAAGACGGCATCGTCCGCATCGGCGCCGAAGTGCACCCGGAAGATATCCTTCTCGGCGAAGTTGCACCGAAGGGTCAGGGCGAGTTGACGGCTGAGGAGCGGCTCATCATCGCTATCTTCGGCAAGAAAGCCGAAGAGACGCGCGACGTTTCGCTGCGCGTTCCCCACGGCAACGGCGGACGTGTGGTGGATGTGAAGGTTTTCAGTCGCTTCAAGTATCAGGGCTCGCGAGATCGGCGGATCTACAACTTCTGCAAGAAGGCGACCGACGGTGAGCAGGATTCGAGCGGCGGCGACCTGCTGCGGCTTCAGGCAGACGAACTGAATCCGGGCGTGAACATGATGGTCCGTGTCTACCTGGCGCAGAAGCGCAAGATCATGGAAGGCGACAAGATGGCGGGTCGTCACGGCAACAAAGGTGTTGTCAGCAAGATCCTGCCGACGGAAGACATGCCGTTCCTGCCGGACGGCACGCCGGTGGACATCGTGCTCAACCCGCTCGGCGTCCCATCGCGAATGAACATCGGACAGGTGCTTGAAACACACCTGGGTTATGTGGGCCACCACCTGAACTGCACATTTGTGAGCCCGGCGTTCGAGGGATCGACCGAATCCGAGATACGCGGCGAAATGTGGCGCCTGGCCGAACACTTTCGCAAAAGCGTGCTGGAGAATTACGTCAACAGCGAACTCCGCCTGGATATGCGCTTCAGTTCCGGCGCGGCCACCGGCGACATGCTGCTGCAGATCGGCGAGCGCCTGCAGTCGCTGAATCCGGAAGCACTGGAGGCGGTGAGTCGCATTGTGGGTGGCCCGCCTGTGCCCATTCCCCAGCCGGCTGAAGATGGCGCTCCAGCCGGGCCGATGGGCCCTGACTACGACGTATCGGCAATCGTGGAGCGCATCAAGGAAAACGCCTGGGCACGCGCCAGCTATGATCCGCTTACCGGCAAAACGCGACTGGTTGACGGACTGACCGGCGAGTTTTTCGATATGCCCGTAACCGTAGGCATTATCTACATGCTGAAGTTAGCCCACCTTGTGGATGACAAGATCCATGCCCGGTCAACCGGCCCATACTCGCTGGTTACACAGCAGCCGCTGGGCGGCAAGGCACAGTTCGGCGGGCAGCGGTTTGGTGAAATGGAGGTGTGGGCGCTGGAAGCATACGGCGCGGCGTATACCCTCCAGGAGATCCTCACCATCAAATCCGACGACGTGCAGGGCCGCGTCAAAACGTACGAGAGCATCGTGAAGGGCGACAGCATCCTTGAGCCGGGCGTTCCAGAGTCGTTCAAGATCCTGGTTAACGAACTTCAGAGCCTGGCGCTCAAGGTTACGGTTCTGGATGCCGCAGATAACCCGATCGATCTGCGCGACCACGATGACGACCTGGACCGGCACGGCGACCCCGTGAAGAACCTGACGCGTCAGCGGTCGCGCGGATTGAAGATGGAGTCCGACGACGTCTTGTAG
- a CDS encoding phytanoyl-CoA dioxygenase family protein: MTGDERFLFDLQGWITIPDALSADELQQLNALMDRRVEAEMTADSYRHRFTHLLDWGRAYRDLIDHAAIYPRLLELLGAGLRLDHEYAVVLRKPPAPGINILHGGATPFDATQYYHYNNGEMRNGLMVVAFNLKDVNPGNGGFAVVSGSHKSNIPFPEHWRTQAASLDCVQKVAAPAGTAIIFTEALTHGTLPWTSAAERRTLFYKYSPAPLSWASRYYCVQDYPDLTPRQRELLEAPNARYPERFITSTPPE, encoded by the coding sequence ATGACGGGTGATGAGAGGTTTCTGTTTGACCTGCAGGGCTGGATTACGATACCAGATGCTCTCAGCGCCGACGAACTGCAGCAACTGAACGCGCTGATGGATCGTCGTGTCGAAGCGGAGATGACGGCCGATTCGTATCGCCACCGCTTTACACACCTGCTCGATTGGGGGAGGGCGTATCGCGATCTCATTGATCACGCCGCCATCTATCCGCGTCTCCTCGAGCTGCTCGGCGCGGGACTGCGTCTCGACCACGAGTATGCGGTGGTGCTCCGCAAGCCACCGGCGCCCGGCATCAACATTCTTCATGGAGGCGCCACCCCGTTTGACGCCACGCAGTACTACCACTACAATAATGGAGAGATGAGAAACGGCTTGATGGTTGTAGCGTTCAACCTCAAAGATGTGAACCCCGGTAACGGCGGGTTCGCGGTAGTCTCCGGCAGCCACAAGAGCAACATTCCGTTTCCGGAACACTGGCGCACACAGGCGGCATCGCTGGATTGTGTTCAGAAGGTTGCGGCGCCGGCAGGCACGGCAATCATCTTCACGGAGGCTCTAACGCACGGTACGCTGCCCTGGACGTCTGCAGCAGAACGGCGGACGCTGTTTTACAAGTACAGCCCGGCGCCGCTGTCGTGGGCTTCCCGATACTATTGCGTTCAGGATTACCCGGATCTTACACCCCGGCAGCGCGAGTTGCTTGAAGCCCCGAATGCAAGATATCCGGAGCGCTTCATAACCTCCACGCCACCCGAGTAG